The following coding sequences lie in one Candidatus Hydrogenedentota bacterium genomic window:
- a CDS encoding NAD(P)-dependent alcohol dehydrogenase: MKAVKWFGPRDMRLVDIDKPAPKPHEALIRIESTGVCGSDMHYFAEGRIGQTVITEPLILGHEYAGVVESVGAEADASLVGKRVAVEPGIPCLNCEWCHSGHYNVCPDMVFPGGPPYDGALCEYKAVHARFCFPVPDSVSAAEAAMLEPLAVAVHAVELACLKPGETAAILGLGPIGLLVAQVAKAAGAGQLFGTDLLDYRVAAGARYGVDEAFNASCKDTVETIVSATNGRGVDVAFDCARSSATPSLACRIVRPAGRCVLTGISGAEEDPFPVNVARRKELTVQWCRRFCFDYPRSIALLTLGRVDVASLVTHSYPLERSKEAFELVLNCADNVLKASIDQ; the protein is encoded by the coding sequence ATGAAAGCTGTAAAGTGGTTTGGGCCGCGCGACATGCGCCTGGTTGATATCGACAAACCCGCGCCAAAACCCCATGAAGCTCTGATTCGGATCGAATCAACAGGGGTCTGCGGCTCCGACATGCACTATTTTGCCGAGGGGCGTATTGGGCAGACCGTTATTACCGAACCGCTGATTCTGGGTCACGAATATGCCGGCGTCGTGGAGTCGGTTGGCGCGGAGGCAGACGCCTCGCTGGTGGGCAAACGAGTTGCGGTCGAGCCGGGTATCCCGTGTTTGAACTGCGAATGGTGCCATAGCGGCCACTATAACGTGTGTCCGGACATGGTGTTCCCCGGCGGTCCTCCGTACGACGGGGCTTTGTGCGAATACAAGGCGGTACATGCGCGGTTTTGTTTTCCGGTGCCGGATTCCGTGAGCGCCGCGGAAGCGGCCATGCTCGAGCCGTTGGCAGTGGCCGTGCATGCGGTAGAACTGGCCTGCTTGAAACCCGGTGAAACGGCTGCAATTCTCGGTCTTGGCCCGATAGGCCTGCTCGTAGCGCAGGTGGCCAAAGCTGCAGGGGCGGGCCAGCTTTTCGGGACCGATCTTCTGGATTACCGGGTGGCGGCGGGCGCGAGGTACGGCGTGGACGAAGCCTTTAACGCTTCTTGCAAAGACACTGTAGAGACGATAGTGTCGGCAACGAACGGCCGGGGCGTTGACGTGGCCTTTGACTGCGCCCGGAGTTCGGCCACGCCTTCTCTTGCCTGCCGCATAGTGCGTCCGGCGGGGCGCTGCGTGCTCACGGGCATTTCCGGCGCCGAAGAGGACCCTTTTCCGGTGAACGTGGCGCGGCGCAAAGAGCTTACAGTTCAGTGGTGCCGCCGTTTTTGCTTCGATTACCCCCGGTCAATCGCCTTGCTGACCTTGGGACGGGTGGACGTGGCGTCGCTCGTGACCCATTCCTACCCGTTGGAGCGTTCCAAGGAGGCGTTCGAGCTTGTGCTTAATTGCGCCGACAATGTTCTGAAGGCGTCGATCGATCAATAG
- a CDS encoding neutral/alkaline non-lysosomal ceramidase N-terminal domain-containing protein, with translation MKKKLLIAGAVIVALLVLIVLVVGPWPAYSAGNVTQEGYYKRNVEAIKARAGQCGLDGEPGVLRAGWAKRPIAPPVGVPLAGFGDRRGKPSTGVHDDIFVKALLLTDGRDRAVFVSADMLIIPENLAEMVRERVANQTAKPADIILFNASHSHSGPGGWAPGFVGKQFSGEYDETVLEFLAQQFTDAIVEASGNATGEASLGTGSVNADGYIRNRTREAPCDTELSYMVVEKDDGSRCYVVSYSAHATVLGGSNMEFSGDYPGYLQRAIERETGGFAMFLGGAVGSMSVRNPGNESGFEKAAAIGEGLARQVLEGAKGLELAKNREIASLGVPLDLPSLQFRISPSWRLSPFFIGLLGVDSDGWLQCVRVSDAYFVGMPADFSGEISIRLKEWAASQGVDLWVLSFNGDYAGYISPDEYYATARRDGDEAYEMYLMSWCGPNQEAFFTHLAKEAVGALSQPGAAGQ, from the coding sequence ATGAAGAAGAAACTTCTTATTGCCGGGGCTGTCATTGTGGCGTTGCTCGTACTGATTGTGCTTGTTGTAGGGCCATGGCCGGCCTATTCTGCCGGGAACGTGACGCAAGAGGGCTACTACAAACGCAACGTGGAGGCAATCAAGGCTCGTGCCGGCCAGTGCGGGTTAGACGGTGAGCCGGGAGTCCTTCGTGCGGGCTGGGCGAAGCGTCCGATCGCCCCTCCGGTTGGCGTTCCTCTTGCCGGATTTGGGGATCGCAGAGGAAAGCCTTCTACGGGGGTGCACGACGACATTTTCGTCAAGGCGCTGCTGCTCACGGATGGGCGCGACCGGGCGGTATTCGTTTCGGCCGACATGCTGATAATTCCCGAGAACCTGGCGGAAATGGTTCGGGAACGCGTGGCTAATCAGACCGCGAAACCGGCCGATATCATTCTTTTTAACGCCTCGCATAGCCACTCGGGCCCCGGAGGATGGGCGCCGGGTTTCGTGGGCAAGCAGTTTTCAGGCGAATACGACGAAACGGTGCTCGAGTTCCTGGCGCAGCAATTCACCGATGCCATAGTGGAAGCAAGCGGCAACGCTACGGGTGAGGCATCTCTTGGGACCGGCAGTGTCAACGCCGATGGGTACATTCGCAACCGGACGCGTGAAGCGCCGTGTGATACTGAATTGAGTTACATGGTTGTCGAGAAGGATGACGGCTCGCGTTGTTATGTGGTGAGTTATTCGGCTCACGCCACCGTTCTGGGCGGGAGCAATATGGAATTCAGCGGCGATTATCCGGGTTATCTTCAGCGGGCCATCGAGCGCGAGACGGGCGGGTTCGCCATGTTTCTCGGCGGGGCGGTGGGGAGCATGTCGGTGCGCAATCCCGGTAACGAGAGCGGTTTCGAGAAAGCGGCGGCCATTGGCGAAGGGCTTGCGCGGCAGGTGCTCGAAGGGGCCAAAGGCCTGGAACTTGCCAAGAACAGGGAAATCGCGTCGCTCGGAGTGCCTCTCGACTTGCCGTCCCTCCAGTTTCGCATCAGCCCGTCCTGGCGGTTGTCTCCGTTCTTCATTGGTCTCCTCGGTGTCGATTCGGACGGGTGGCTGCAGTGCGTCCGTGTGAGCGATGCGTATTTTGTAGGCATGCCCGCGGATTTCAGCGGGGAGATCAGTATTCGGCTTAAGGAGTGGGCGGCCTCGCAGGGCGTTGACCTGTGGGTTCTCAGTTTCAACGGGGACTACGCGGGGTATATTTCGCCCGATGAGTACTACGCCACGGCGCGGCGGGATGGCGACGAAGCGTATGAGATGTATCTGATGAGTTGGTGCGGCCCCAACCAGGAAGCGTTCTTCACCCATCTTGCCAAGGAAGCGGTGGGAGCGCTGTCGCAACCCGGCGCGGCCGGGCAATAA
- a CDS encoding glycosyltransferase family 39 protein, translating to MNAKHAHLLFLLTLGAAVFVPAIGTHDLWPADEPRYAQVAREMLESGDCLTLRINAEPYLEKPPLLFWAIAAVSKPFGDVSAISARIPSVVSALVVVALTYLLAARLYTPRVAFWSALVLMTANRFWWQATHAQIDMLLTAFMTGCLYAFWRWHHERRPVWLAVFYACSAAGMYAKGPVGVIFPLLLVFSFYWKRPESRKQTHWVLGILAVALLIGLWLIPARIVASREAATAAEEAIASNLFHQTVGRFLLGVSKAQWPWYYLETLPVDWLPWTLFLPWTLYYVWKRRKESAEMRFLLCWTVPAFIFFSISVGKRALYLLPLFPAMAVLIARSVLDLMESEHSIWRRRTGLVWAVALLLAAAGPLALRFSKYPEAWSPSLLAFSVCAAVFGLVTLCRWARTDMKQLHTLIAAHFAGLAIIAALAVFPVVNQFKSARQFCQPVRLLAESGAQFNLYSVGFSREEYVFYSHHFHTAVLTDLLELETDPPLDPRENAELQKRMKKSIADAVEEVPIKIANTVTPEELQALEAAMRTAADDEVPPEMLERFRNALIRETNAFLSVFESDNPAFLFVMENDWRWVLPIHPSVRTCPIVRSEQVGSRYVLLIANGAGAALLEKYAIDIKIKHPGAA from the coding sequence TTGAACGCGAAACACGCCCATTTGCTGTTTCTTCTCACCCTGGGAGCCGCGGTCTTCGTCCCGGCCATCGGCACGCACGACCTGTGGCCCGCCGACGAACCCCGCTACGCCCAAGTCGCACGCGAGATGCTCGAGTCCGGCGACTGTCTTACACTCCGGATCAACGCCGAACCCTATCTCGAGAAACCCCCGCTGCTGTTCTGGGCCATCGCCGCTGTGTCAAAACCGTTCGGCGACGTCTCGGCCATTTCAGCGCGCATTCCCTCTGTCGTGTCGGCCCTCGTGGTCGTTGCCCTTACGTACTTGCTTGCCGCACGGCTATACACACCCCGGGTCGCGTTCTGGTCCGCCCTGGTCCTCATGACCGCGAACCGGTTCTGGTGGCAGGCGACACACGCCCAGATCGACATGCTCTTGACCGCGTTCATGACAGGCTGTCTCTACGCGTTCTGGCGATGGCATCACGAGCGGCGCCCGGTCTGGCTGGCGGTCTTCTACGCATGCAGCGCCGCGGGAATGTATGCCAAGGGGCCCGTGGGGGTTATCTTCCCCCTGCTGCTCGTTTTCTCGTTCTATTGGAAACGTCCCGAATCGCGCAAGCAAACGCATTGGGTGCTGGGAATCCTCGCTGTGGCGCTTCTGATCGGGTTGTGGCTTATCCCCGCCCGCATCGTGGCCTCACGCGAAGCCGCCACGGCCGCCGAGGAAGCCATCGCATCGAACCTCTTTCACCAGACCGTCGGCCGGTTCTTACTTGGCGTGAGTAAGGCCCAATGGCCCTGGTACTATCTCGAAACCCTCCCCGTCGACTGGCTGCCGTGGACTCTGTTCCTGCCCTGGACCCTCTACTACGTCTGGAAACGGCGCAAGGAAAGCGCCGAAATGCGTTTCCTGCTCTGCTGGACCGTCCCCGCGTTCATCTTCTTCTCCATCAGTGTCGGGAAACGCGCCCTGTATCTGCTGCCCTTGTTCCCTGCAATGGCGGTGCTCATCGCCCGCAGCGTGCTCGACCTCATGGAAAGCGAGCACTCTATCTGGCGCCGGCGAACCGGCCTGGTCTGGGCCGTCGCGCTCCTCCTCGCCGCTGCCGGACCGTTAGCATTGAGGTTCTCAAAATACCCCGAAGCGTGGTCCCCCAGCCTGCTGGCATTCTCCGTATGCGCCGCGGTTTTCGGTCTCGTCACGCTCTGCCGTTGGGCACGCACCGACATGAAACAGCTCCACACGCTGATCGCCGCCCACTTCGCAGGACTCGCCATCATTGCCGCCCTCGCCGTCTTTCCCGTGGTCAATCAATTCAAATCCGCCCGCCAGTTCTGCCAGCCTGTCCGCCTTCTGGCCGAATCGGGCGCTCAATTCAACCTCTATTCCGTCGGATTCTCCCGCGAGGAATACGTTTTCTATTCCCACCATTTTCACACTGCCGTTCTCACGGACCTGCTCGAACTGGAGACGGACCCGCCCCTCGACCCGCGCGAGAACGCCGAGCTCCAAAAACGCATGAAGAAGAGCATTGCCGACGCCGTTGAAGAAGTGCCCATCAAAATCGCCAACACGGTCACGCCGGAAGAATTGCAGGCCCTCGAGGCCGCCATGAGAACCGCCGCCGACGATGAGGTCCCCCCCGAAATGCTCGAGCGGTTCCGCAACGCCTTGATCCGCGAAACCAACGCGTTTCTCAGCGTATTTGAATCCGACAACCCGGCGTTTCTGTTCGTGATGGAAAACGACTGGCGCTGGGTTCTGCCCATCCACCCGTCGGTCCGCACCTGCCCTATCGTCCGCAGCGAACAGGTAGGCAGCCGCTACGTGCTCCTCATAGCCAACGGCGCCGGCGCCGCACTCCTCGAAAAATACGCCATCGACATCAAGATAAAGCACCCCGGCGCCGCATGA
- a CDS encoding DUF1080 domain-containing protein — MKRKLLVEIAAVALLMALLVCALWFFWGKDPVPEGQPTPPPQGGGWVNLLDEERAGAWKNVTDDMDIFEIKDGILHIFGRTVYPLRYVGYTAEDFGDFELHLEFKVARNANSGVFLRAQHGDPLARGFEVQVLEDYGKKPTKNRSGAIYDVVTPMFNMSRPANEWNSYDITVQGDEVVVFMNGWRVVHTDFSKMTVPLGKFDTPYAELPRQGMLMLQDHGGEVWYRNIVVRKL; from the coding sequence ATGAAACGTAAACTCCTCGTGGAAATCGCCGCCGTCGCGCTGCTCATGGCTCTCCTCGTATGTGCCCTTTGGTTCTTCTGGGGCAAGGACCCCGTCCCCGAGGGCCAACCCACGCCGCCACCCCAAGGCGGCGGCTGGGTCAATCTCCTCGACGAAGAACGAGCCGGCGCATGGAAAAACGTCACCGACGACATGGACATCTTCGAGATCAAGGACGGCATCCTCCACATTTTCGGGCGCACCGTGTATCCCTTACGCTACGTGGGATACACCGCCGAGGATTTCGGCGATTTCGAACTGCATCTCGAGTTCAAGGTCGCCCGAAACGCCAACAGCGGGGTCTTCTTGCGCGCCCAACACGGCGATCCCCTGGCTCGGGGGTTCGAGGTCCAGGTACTCGAGGATTACGGCAAGAAACCTACCAAGAACCGGTCGGGCGCTATCTACGACGTAGTAACTCCCATGTTCAACATGTCGCGCCCGGCCAACGAGTGGAATTCATACGATATCACCGTACAGGGAGACGAGGTCGTCGTCTTCATGAACGGGTGGCGAGTCGTTCACACGGATTTCTCGAAGATGACCGTTCCTCTCGGGAAGTTTGACACGCCATACGCCGAACTCCCCCGCCAGGGTATGCTCATGCTCCAGGACCATGGGGGCGAGGTCTGGTACCGGAACATCGTCGTCAGGAAGCTCTGA
- a CDS encoding DUF1080 domain-containing protein, whose amino-acid sequence MRKVITILMLAVLTALWVDTVYAGEKEPLPRPAGEVTSVPSGEGWVDLFDGNNATLWKVDAENLFEFQDGQMHIFGHKPTHYIQYTGDTYGDFQVHLEFKLTVKANSGLMFRAAPEDPVFKGMEIQIIDSYGEDPNYSSCGALYDVAAPMFNMVNKTGEWNSLDLTVQGKHIVAVVNNWKVLDLDVSKMTMPIGKFPTPLNELPVTGSLFLQDHGNEVWFRNMRVKKL is encoded by the coding sequence ATGCGAAAGGTTATCACGATCCTCATGCTGGCCGTGTTGACAGCTCTGTGGGTGGATACAGTGTACGCGGGTGAGAAAGAGCCGCTGCCGCGTCCCGCAGGAGAGGTAACGTCCGTTCCGAGCGGCGAAGGCTGGGTGGACTTGTTCGACGGGAACAACGCCACGCTATGGAAGGTAGATGCCGAAAACCTGTTCGAGTTCCAAGATGGGCAGATGCACATTTTCGGGCACAAACCGACGCATTACATTCAATACACCGGAGACACCTATGGGGATTTCCAGGTGCATCTCGAGTTCAAGCTGACGGTGAAAGCCAACAGCGGGCTCATGTTCCGCGCCGCTCCCGAGGACCCCGTCTTCAAGGGTATGGAGATCCAGATCATCGATTCGTATGGAGAAGATCCCAACTACTCCAGTTGCGGAGCGTTGTACGACGTAGCGGCGCCCATGTTCAACATGGTGAACAAGACCGGCGAATGGAATTCCCTCGATTTGACGGTGCAGGGCAAGCACATCGTGGCGGTCGTGAACAATTGGAAAGTGCTGGACCTGGATGTTTCGAAGATGACGATGCCGATCGGCAAGTTTCCCACGCCGCTCAACGAGTTGCCTGTGACGGGAAGCCTGTTTCTGCAGGACCACGGAAACGAGGTGTGGTTCCGGAATATGCGCGTGAAGAAGCTGTGA
- a CDS encoding sensor domain-containing diguanylate cyclase, with product MASEFDNALLRLLLDKVHDGVYFVDTERRIQFWNKSAERITGYAAEDVGGKCCADNILVHIDEEGNHLCKGMCPLAATISDGQVREARVYLHHKSGHRLPVQVTVSPVYDPEGRILGGLETFFDATPMMAALEETERLREEALICPLTAIGNRRYAERMLAQKLDEMARGGTCLAVVMIDIDHFKKVNDTFGHDVGDVVLKMVASTMSAAMRSYDFLARWGGEEFIALLPSCDAANAVRIANRLRRLVAHASHDLNGDTIRATISVGVYLCGKGDTPASAVKQADRMLYESKQNGRNRVTVSG from the coding sequence ATGGCTTCTGAATTCGACAACGCGTTGCTGCGTCTGCTGCTCGATAAGGTGCATGACGGGGTCTATTTCGTGGATACGGAACGCCGCATTCAGTTCTGGAACAAATCGGCGGAGCGCATCACGGGATATGCGGCGGAGGACGTGGGGGGGAAGTGTTGCGCGGACAATATTCTGGTGCACATTGACGAAGAGGGCAACCATCTGTGCAAGGGCATGTGCCCGCTCGCGGCGACGATATCGGACGGCCAAGTGCGGGAAGCACGCGTTTATCTGCATCACAAGAGCGGCCACCGGTTGCCGGTGCAGGTGACCGTTTCGCCCGTTTACGACCCGGAGGGGCGCATTCTGGGCGGACTCGAGACATTCTTCGATGCGACTCCGATGATGGCGGCCCTGGAGGAAACGGAGCGATTGCGGGAAGAGGCGCTGATCTGCCCGCTCACGGCCATTGGCAACCGCCGGTACGCTGAGCGTATGCTGGCCCAGAAACTGGATGAAATGGCGCGCGGCGGGACGTGTCTCGCGGTAGTGATGATAGACATTGACCACTTCAAGAAGGTTAACGACACCTTTGGGCATGATGTAGGCGACGTGGTTCTCAAGATGGTAGCGAGCACCATGAGCGCCGCCATGCGCAGCTACGACTTCCTGGCGCGGTGGGGCGGCGAAGAATTCATCGCCTTGCTCCCTTCTTGCGATGCCGCGAACGCCGTCCGGATCGCTAACCGGCTTCGCCGGCTGGTGGCTCACGCGAGCCACGATCTGAATGGAGACACGATCCGGGCAACGATCTCGGTGGGCGTGTATTTGTGCGGGAAGGGCGATACCCCGGCGTCCGCCGTCAAGCAGGCAGACCGAATGCTGTACGAAAGCAAACAGAACGGGCGCAACCGGGTCACGGTCAGCGGCTGA
- a CDS encoding sulfatase-like hydrolase/transferase, protein MTRPNIVLIVADDMGYGDFGVFGDGTPRTPTLDRLVSEGICLTQHYSASAVCAPARAALLTGRYPHRTGAIDTLEGRGSDRLALREVTVADALKRAGYATGLVGKWHNGALDPRYHPNRRGFDEFAGFRGGWQDYYQWRLDYNGSLHDADGRYLTDVLAEEAAGFIRRHHAGPFFLMVTFNAPHFPHQVPEEEKAPFAETGRLTRAVSTIYGMNARMDKGVAHIVETLERCGLSTNTLLMFTSDNGPEFGGHGEECTTRYNCSFNGCKGNVYEGGIRVPMILRWPGGLPARVRCNAFVHFCDWFPTLLNVAGARHPGPLPLDGVDVLPVLRAEKAPDMPRRFWQWNRYTPVRTCDAAVRDGNWKLVRPCIAEAMTLTQADCEIDRALKYNHGRFDGLAGVPEPVRNIPAPPLPQLFKVDEDPFEREDRNAEEPARTERMLRELDAWFDDVEGERRRLPEAYT, encoded by the coding sequence GTGACGCGACCGAACATTGTGTTAATCGTAGCCGATGATATGGGCTACGGGGATTTTGGCGTCTTCGGAGATGGCACACCCCGCACGCCCACCCTCGATCGCCTTGTTAGCGAGGGCATCTGCCTCACCCAGCACTATTCGGCCTCCGCCGTGTGCGCCCCGGCGCGGGCCGCGCTCCTGACCGGCCGCTATCCGCACCGCACCGGCGCTATCGACACCCTCGAGGGCAGGGGAAGCGACCGGCTCGCGCTACGCGAGGTCACCGTCGCCGACGCCCTCAAACGCGCCGGATACGCCACCGGACTGGTCGGGAAGTGGCACAACGGCGCTCTCGATCCCCGGTACCACCCCAACCGCCGGGGGTTCGACGAGTTCGCGGGATTCCGGGGCGGATGGCAGGATTACTACCAATGGCGCCTGGACTACAACGGCAGTTTGCACGACGCGGACGGGCGCTACCTGACCGATGTCTTGGCAGAGGAAGCCGCCGGCTTTATTCGCCGCCATCACGCCGGGCCTTTTTTTCTCATGGTCACGTTCAATGCCCCCCATTTCCCTCACCAAGTCCCCGAGGAAGAGAAAGCGCCCTTTGCCGAAACCGGCCGGCTCACGCGGGCCGTCAGCACCATCTACGGCATGAATGCCCGCATGGACAAAGGCGTCGCCCATATCGTCGAAACCCTCGAACGGTGCGGTCTGAGCACGAATACGCTGCTGATGTTTACCAGCGACAACGGCCCGGAGTTCGGCGGTCACGGCGAGGAATGCACTACCCGATACAACTGCAGCTTCAACGGGTGCAAAGGCAATGTCTACGAGGGCGGGATTCGCGTACCAATGATCCTGCGCTGGCCCGGCGGTCTGCCCGCTCGCGTGCGCTGCAACGCCTTCGTGCATTTCTGCGACTGGTTCCCGACGCTGCTTAATGTTGCGGGCGCACGGCATCCAGGACCGTTGCCCCTCGATGGGGTGGACGTACTGCCGGTCTTGCGGGCCGAAAAGGCGCCGGACATGCCACGCCGGTTCTGGCAATGGAACCGCTATACCCCCGTAAGAACCTGCGACGCCGCCGTGCGCGACGGCAACTGGAAACTGGTCCGCCCCTGCATCGCCGAGGCAATGACCCTCACCCAGGCCGATTGCGAAATCGACCGTGCTCTCAAGTACAACCATGGCCGGTTCGACGGTCTCGCCGGCGTGCCCGAACCTGTCCGGAACATCCCCGCGCCGCCCCTGCCCCAGCTCTTCAAGGTCGACGAGGACCCCTTTGAGCGCGAAGACCGAAACGCCGAGGAACCCGCCCGCACCGAGCGCATGCTGCGTGAATTGGACGCGTGGTTCGACGACGTCGAAGGGGAACGGAGACGCCTGCCTGAAGCCTATACCTGA
- a CDS encoding SDR family oxidoreductase: MSHVIVSGGAGFIGSHLCDRLLDEGWEVTAVDNLLTGRLQNIRHLDSNPRFHFLEHDVTLPFTCNGRVDCVMHLASPASPPDFKTLPLQTLRAGSFGTHCMLDLAHAQGARFFLASTSEVYGDPPPEHHPQREEYWGYVSCTGLRSVYDESKRYAEAATMAYHRACGLDTRIVRIFNTYGPRMRPDDGRIVTNFACQALRGEPLTVYGEGQQTRSFCYVSDLVDGFVRLLLSDETGPVNLGTPEEYTVLQVAEMIIELTGSSSAIVCVPQPFEDDPRQRKPDISKARRVLGWEPKISLLDGLRRTIDFLKGELAL; the protein is encoded by the coding sequence ATGTCACACGTCATCGTAAGCGGCGGAGCGGGGTTCATAGGGTCCCATCTGTGCGACAGGCTGCTCGACGAGGGGTGGGAAGTGACCGCGGTCGACAATCTTCTCACCGGCCGCCTCCAGAATATCAGACACCTAGATTCCAACCCGCGGTTCCACTTCCTCGAACACGACGTCACCCTCCCCTTTACGTGCAACGGACGCGTGGACTGCGTGATGCACCTGGCATCGCCGGCAAGCCCTCCTGATTTCAAAACCCTGCCCTTGCAAACCTTGCGGGCGGGCTCTTTCGGCACCCATTGCATGCTCGATTTGGCTCACGCACAGGGCGCGCGTTTCTTTCTTGCAAGCACCTCCGAGGTCTACGGCGATCCGCCGCCCGAACACCACCCCCAACGGGAAGAATACTGGGGCTACGTAAGCTGCACGGGGCTGCGAAGCGTCTACGACGAGTCCAAACGGTACGCAGAAGCGGCAACCATGGCCTACCACCGGGCCTGCGGCCTCGATACCCGGATCGTGCGCATCTTCAACACCTACGGGCCCCGCATGCGGCCCGACGACGGCCGCATCGTTACCAACTTCGCCTGTCAGGCCCTTCGGGGAGAACCGTTGACCGTATACGGGGAAGGGCAACAAACCCGAAGCTTCTGCTACGTTTCCGACCTGGTCGACGGCTTCGTCCGTCTCCTGCTCTCCGACGAAACCGGCCCCGTGAATCTAGGCACGCCCGAGGAATACACCGTGCTGCAGGTCGCCGAGATGATCATCGAGTTGACCGGAAGTTCGAGCGCGATCGTCTGCGTCCCCCAACCGTTTGAAGACGACCCTCGCCAGCGCAAACCCGATATCAGCAAAGCGCGCCGTGTCCTGGGATGGGAACCCAAAATCTCGTTGCTGGACGGTTTGCGCCGCACCATCGATTTTCTCAAGGGCGAACTGGCATTGTAG
- a CDS encoding metallophosphoesterase, whose protein sequence is MKCRVAILSDIHFDTDGRDSSKRQFSRGKELFAEAVHFVNERISPDVVLVLGDLVDAGETGEGLRCLRELRPEADLIEAPVLAIPGNHDPGPEAFYTVFEPLPRWLDVKGVRFVPFVDPEAPEYNAYRPAESLRRLEEARAGFDGPVVSVQHVPLFQPGACSCPYNYTNALEILDMMRATGVGCAISGHYHPGVEIAHAGGIVSIVNPALCEEPFRFLEVTLTCGAVAVRGHALP, encoded by the coding sequence GTGAAATGCAGGGTTGCGATCCTCTCGGACATTCATTTCGATACGGATGGCCGAGACTCGAGTAAGCGGCAATTCTCGCGAGGGAAGGAGCTGTTTGCGGAGGCCGTTCATTTCGTCAACGAGCGCATCTCGCCTGACGTAGTGCTGGTTCTGGGGGACCTGGTGGATGCCGGAGAAACCGGCGAGGGTTTGCGGTGCTTGCGGGAACTGCGGCCGGAGGCCGACCTCATCGAGGCGCCGGTTCTGGCGATTCCGGGCAATCACGATCCCGGGCCGGAGGCCTTCTACACGGTGTTTGAGCCGCTTCCCCGATGGCTTGATGTCAAGGGAGTGCGGTTCGTGCCGTTCGTGGATCCCGAGGCGCCGGAGTACAATGCGTACCGGCCCGCGGAATCCCTTCGGCGGCTTGAGGAGGCCCGGGCCGGTTTCGACGGGCCGGTAGTATCGGTTCAGCACGTGCCGTTATTTCAGCCGGGCGCGTGCAGTTGTCCGTACAATTACACCAATGCTTTGGAGATTCTGGATATGATGCGGGCGACGGGGGTGGGGTGTGCCATCAGCGGCCACTACCATCCGGGCGTTGAAATCGCGCACGCCGGCGGCATCGTCAGCATTGTTAATCCAGCACTTTGCGAGGAGCCGTTTCGTTTTCTGGAAGTGACGTTGACGTGCGGGGCCGTCGCAGTGCGGGGGCACGCATTGCCGTAG